One genomic window of Aliiroseovarius sp. M344 includes the following:
- the gltX gene encoding glutamate--tRNA ligase, translated as MTTDQIVTRFAPSPTGYLHIGGARTALFNWLFARGRGGKFLLRIEDTDRARSTPEATAAILRGMAWLGLDHDGEVVSQFDRAGRHAEVAHEMLAAGHAYKCFATQDEIQAFREHAKAEGKSTLYQSPWRDADPSNHPNTPYVIRLKAPREGVTVIKDAVQGDVTIRNDQLDDMICLRSDGTPTYMLAVVVDDHDMGVTHAIRGDDHLNNAARQQLVYQAMGWDVPVWAHIPLIHGPDGKKLSKRHGALGVEEYQAMGYPARAMRNYLARLGWSHGDDEFFTDAQALEWFDLKGIGKSPARFDFKKLDNLSGQHLSAMDDAEVMAELESFLAATAQNPLQSQQRGLLLDAMYVLKTGAKTLPQLLEKASFAMTSRPIIADEKAAAALDEVSRGILKELTPQLQNASWERDTLEGILNGLAEAHGTKFGKLAAPLRAALAGRAVTPSVFDMMLVLGRDESIARLEDASA; from the coding sequence ATGACCACCGATCAGATCGTCACCCGTTTCGCCCCCTCGCCCACCGGCTATCTGCATATTGGTGGGGCGCGCACTGCCCTGTTCAACTGGCTGTTTGCCCGTGGTCGTGGCGGTAAATTCCTCTTGCGGATCGAAGATACAGACCGGGCGCGGTCAACACCCGAGGCGACCGCGGCAATCCTGAGGGGCATGGCATGGCTGGGGCTTGATCACGACGGCGAGGTGGTCAGCCAGTTTGACCGTGCGGGCCGACATGCCGAGGTCGCACACGAGATGTTGGCTGCAGGTCATGCCTATAAGTGCTTCGCCACGCAGGATGAAATTCAGGCCTTCCGCGAACACGCCAAGGCCGAGGGGAAGTCCACGCTCTATCAATCGCCTTGGCGCGACGCCGATCCGTCAAATCACCCCAACACACCCTATGTCATTCGCCTGAAAGCCCCGCGCGAAGGGGTGACGGTCATCAAGGATGCTGTGCAGGGCGATGTCACGATCCGCAATGACCAGCTCGACGACATGATTTGTTTACGTTCCGATGGCACACCCACCTACATGCTGGCTGTCGTTGTGGATGACCATGATATGGGCGTGACCCATGCCATTCGCGGGGATGACCACCTGAACAATGCCGCGCGCCAACAGCTTGTCTATCAAGCGATGGGCTGGGACGTGCCCGTTTGGGCGCATATTCCCCTGATCCACGGTCCGGACGGCAAGAAACTGTCAAAGCGCCACGGCGCGCTGGGGGTCGAGGAATATCAGGCCATGGGCTATCCCGCCCGTGCAATGCGCAATTATTTGGCGCGATTAGGCTGGAGCCACGGCGACGACGAGTTTTTCACCGACGCGCAGGCGTTGGAATGGTTTGATCTGAAGGGAATCGGCAAGAGCCCGGCGCGGTTTGACTTCAAAAAACTCGACAACCTATCGGGGCAGCACCTGTCAGCAATGGACGACGCCGAAGTTATGGCAGAGTTGGAGTCATTTTTGGCCGCAACCGCTCAAAACCCTTTGCAGTCGCAGCAAAGAGGACTTTTATTGGATGCGATGTATGTGCTGAAAACAGGCGCGAAGACTCTCCCACAACTCCTTGAAAAGGCTTCATTTGCAATGACTTCCCGCCCCATTATCGCGGACGAAAAAGCGGCTGCCGCACTGGATGAAGTATCCCGTGGTATACTGAAAGAATTGACGCCGCAGCTGCAAAATGCTAGCTGGGAACGCGACACGCTGGAAGGGATCCTGAACGGGCTTGCAGAAGCTCATGGTACCAAATTTGGCAAACTGGCCGCTCCGCTGCGTGCAGCACTGGCCGGTCGCGCCGTGACCCCCAGCGTATTCGATATGATGCTTGTTCTGGGCCGCGACGAATCTATTGCGCGCCTTGAGGATGCAAGCGCATAG
- the gltA gene encoding citrate synthase, which produces MAKPTGTAKLTFGDKELELPMYSPTAGPDVIDIRKLYAQGDVFTYDPGFTSTASCDSTITFIDGDKGELLYRGYPIDQLAEKSHYLEVCYLLLYGELPTEAELIDFESRVTNHTMVHEQMIKFFSGFRRDAHPMAIITGVVGAMSAFYHDSTDVNDEWQREVAAIRMIAKLPTICAMAFKYSVGQPFVYPKNDLDYASNFLRMCFAVPCEEYEVNPILSKAMDRIFTLHADHEQNASTSTVRLAGSSGANPFACIAAGIACLWGPAHGGANQACLEMLREIGSVDRIPEYVARAKDKNDPFRLMGFGHRVYKNFDPRAKVMKESADEVLGLLGIENNETLKVAKELERIALEDPYFVEKKLYPNVDFYSGIILEAMGFPTSMFTPIFALSRTVGWISQWKEMLGDPGQKIGRPRQLYLGETMRDYVDVKKR; this is translated from the coding sequence ATGGCCAAACCGACTGGAACTGCGAAGCTCACCTTTGGTGACAAGGAGCTAGAGCTACCGATGTATTCGCCCACCGCGGGTCCCGATGTGATCGATATCCGCAAGCTTTATGCTCAAGGCGACGTGTTCACCTATGATCCTGGGTTTACCTCGACCGCTAGCTGCGACTCGACGATCACCTTCATCGATGGCGACAAGGGTGAATTGCTGTACCGCGGCTATCCAATCGATCAATTGGCCGAGAAATCGCACTATCTCGAAGTCTGCTATTTGCTGCTTTATGGCGAGCTGCCAACCGAAGCTGAATTGATCGATTTCGAAAGTCGCGTGACCAACCACACGATGGTCCATGAGCAGATGATCAAGTTCTTCTCGGGCTTCCGCCGCGATGCACACCCGATGGCCATCATCACCGGTGTTGTGGGCGCAATGTCGGCCTTCTATCACGACTCGACAGACGTAAATGACGAATGGCAACGCGAAGTGGCCGCGATCCGTATGATCGCCAAGCTGCCCACGATTTGCGCCATGGCGTTTAAATACTCGGTTGGTCAGCCCTTCGTTTATCCGAAAAATGATCTGGATTACGCATCGAACTTCCTGCGCATGTGTTTTGCCGTTCCGTGCGAGGAATATGAGGTCAACCCGATCCTGTCCAAAGCCATGGACCGCATCTTCACCCTGCACGCTGACCACGAACAGAACGCATCGACCTCGACCGTGCGTCTGGCCGGGTCGTCGGGCGCTAACCCGTTTGCCTGTATCGCGGCTGGTATCGCCTGTCTGTGGGGTCCGGCGCATGGCGGCGCCAACCAAGCCTGTCTTGAGATGCTGCGCGAAATCGGTTCGGTCGATCGCATCCCGGAATATGTGGCCCGCGCCAAGGATAAGAACGATCCGTTCCGCCTGATGGGCTTCGGCCACCGCGTTTACAAGAACTTCGACCCCCGTGCGAAAGTCATGAAGGAAAGCGCGGACGAAGTTCTGGGCCTGCTGGGTATCGAAAACAACGAGACCCTGAAGGTTGCCAAGGAACTGGAGCGCATCGCGCTGGAAGACCCGTATTTCGTCGAGAAGAAACTGTATCCGAACGTCGATTTTTATTCGGGCATCATTCTTGAGGCGATGGGCTTCCCCACCTCGATGTTCACGCCGATCTTTGCCCTGAGCCGCACCGTTGGCTGGATCTCGCAGTGGAAAGAGATGCTGGGCGATCCGGGTCAGAAAATCGGCCGTCCCCGCCAGCTGTATCTGGGCGAGACAATGCGCGACTATGTGGATGTCAAAAAACGCTAA
- a CDS encoding GFA family protein, with the protein MSHYLSGRCLCGACQFDYTGEIGFTLQCYCRDCQHVTGAGHAPQMMVRRDALMTKGPTKTYRQRADSGSMLEFIFCRDCGSPLLKATSRMPDAIAVYAGALDDPALFVRGKDVFEAGRQPWDLT; encoded by the coding sequence ATGTCTCACTATCTGTCTGGCCGGTGTCTGTGTGGCGCATGCCAATTCGACTATACAGGCGAAATAGGTTTCACACTTCAATGCTACTGCCGGGATTGCCAGCATGTCACAGGCGCGGGCCACGCCCCGCAAATGATGGTGCGACGCGACGCCCTGATGACCAAAGGCCCAACGAAAACATACCGCCAAAGGGCGGATTCCGGGTCGATGTTGGAATTCATATTCTGCCGGGATTGCGGATCGCCACTGTTGAAAGCGACGTCCCGCATGCCCGATGCAATCGCCGTTTACGCAGGTGCGCTTGACGATCCGGCGCTGTTTGTGCGCGGCAAAGATGTCTTTGAGGCCGGGCGACAGCCCTGGGATCTGACGTAA
- a CDS encoding enoyl-CoA hydratase-related protein, with product MNYETITVDVTDGLAVLTLNRADVMNALNTQMRAEMTHAVKDAGQTARALVMTGAGRAFCSGQDLGDRANAAHVDLERTLRDEYEPLLDAIYNSPIPTIAAVNGAAAGAGANIALAADVVIAAESAFFMQAFSRIGLIPDAGGTYWMPRQMGFAKAMGAALFAEKTPAREAADLGLIWECVADDEFEAVWRKRGAHLAKGPTLSYRNIKKALRASMSNTLDEQLALEAKLQGECGNSRDFKEGVLAFLEKRSPNYEGR from the coding sequence ATGAACTACGAAACGATCACGGTCGACGTCACCGATGGGCTGGCAGTGCTGACACTGAACCGCGCCGATGTGATGAATGCGCTGAACACCCAGATGCGCGCAGAAATGACTCATGCTGTCAAAGACGCTGGCCAAACCGCGCGCGCGCTGGTCATGACCGGGGCTGGACGCGCCTTCTGCTCGGGCCAAGATTTGGGTGATCGGGCAAACGCGGCCCATGTTGATCTGGAACGCACCCTGCGTGATGAATACGAACCGCTGCTGGACGCCATCTACAACAGCCCCATTCCGACCATTGCCGCTGTAAACGGCGCGGCGGCAGGGGCAGGGGCGAACATCGCACTGGCGGCGGACGTTGTGATCGCGGCTGAAAGCGCGTTTTTCATGCAGGCCTTTTCGCGCATCGGCCTGATCCCTGATGCGGGGGGCACCTATTGGATGCCGCGCCAGATGGGGTTTGCCAAAGCGATGGGTGCGGCGCTGTTCGCAGAAAAAACCCCCGCGCGTGAGGCTGCCGATTTGGGACTTATCTGGGAATGTGTCGCGGATGATGAGTTCGAGGCCGTCTGGCGCAAACGCGGCGCGCATCTGGCGAAGGGACCGACGCTGTCCTATCGCAATATCAAGAAAGCCCTGCGCGCGTCGATGAGCAACACGCTGGATGAACAACTGGCGCTTGAGGCGAAGCTGCAAGGCGAATGTGGCAATTCACGCGACTTCAAAGAAGGCGTTCTGGCGTTTCTTGAGAAGCGCAGCCCGAATTACGAGGGTCGTTAA
- a CDS encoding cytochrome c-type biogenesis protein CcmH: MRRFVFPTVLALTLAATPVFAVNPDEVLADPALEERARNISADLRCVVCRGENIDESNAAIARDLRLLVRERLVEGDSNGEVVDFIVERYGEYVLMKPNSSGANVVLWAAGPALFIAALIAGGLYLRRRSQANETASALSTDEEARLKELLKD; the protein is encoded by the coding sequence ATGAGACGGTTTGTCTTTCCGACAGTTCTGGCTTTGACCCTTGCGGCGACGCCTGTCTTTGCTGTCAATCCAGACGAGGTGCTGGCGGACCCGGCGCTGGAAGAGCGTGCCCGCAATATCTCGGCCGATCTGCGGTGCGTGGTGTGCCGGGGCGAGAATATCGACGAAAGCAATGCCGCGATTGCGCGGGATTTGCGGCTTTTGGTGCGCGAACGTCTTGTGGAGGGCGACAGCAATGGCGAGGTCGTGGATTTCATCGTCGAGCGATATGGCGAGTATGTCCTGATGAAGCCCAACAGCTCGGGGGCCAATGTGGTTCTCTGGGCGGCTGGCCCAGCGCTGTTCATCGCCGCGCTGATCGCGGGCGGGCTGTATTTGCGCCGGCGTTCCCAAGCCAACGAGACCGCATCAGCATTGTCAACGGATGAAGAAGCCCGGCTGAAAGAGCTGTTAAAAGACTGA
- a CDS encoding heme lyase CcmF/NrfE family subunit yields MITELGHFALILALGVAVVQMIVPLIGAHKGWHGWMDLAVPAATIQFLLVFASFLALTYAFVTSDFSVQLVTLNSHSAKPMLYKVSGVWGNHEGSMLLWVLIVTLFGAMAAWFGGNLPQRLKARVLAVQSSIAVAFLGFVLFTSNPFVRIAQPPFDGRDLNPLLQDPGLAFHPPFLYLGYVGLSMAFSFAVAALIEGRIDAAWGRWVRPWTLAAWIFLTIGIGLGSWWAYYELGWGGFWFWDPVENASFMPWLFAAALLHSAIVVEKRESLKSWTILLAILAFGFSLIGTFIVRSGVITSVHAFASDPERGVFILMILAFFTGGALTLFAARAGTMEARGVFGFVSRESALVLNNILLAVSSLVVFVGTIWPLIGEIFGRKISVGAPFFEAAFTPFMVVLALVLPVGAMLPWKRAKLGRVIKPLAPAFGLAVAVGALVWAMQTGKTALGPIGMFLGTWLVAGALVDLAGRTGRGTVSNRLSRLTRLPRSDWGKLAAHSGFGITVMGISGLMAWSVEDIRVAEIGKSFTVSNYEITLMNVGREQGPNYVTTKAEMLVSQNGQPVTTLYPEKRVYPVQSMPTTEAAIANGFWRDIYLVIGDPQDGGGWAVRTFIKPFANWIWAGSIIMALGGLMSLTDRRFRVAAGAGKSRMQGVPAE; encoded by the coding sequence ATGATTACAGAGCTTGGACATTTTGCGCTGATCTTAGCGCTGGGCGTGGCGGTCGTGCAGATGATCGTTCCACTGATTGGGGCACATAAAGGCTGGCACGGCTGGATGGATCTGGCGGTGCCTGCTGCCACGATCCAATTCCTTCTGGTGTTTGCGTCTTTTCTGGCGCTGACATACGCCTTTGTGACGTCGGACTTTTCGGTCCAGCTGGTCACGTTGAATTCGCATTCCGCCAAACCGATGCTTTACAAAGTGTCGGGCGTGTGGGGCAATCACGAAGGCTCGATGTTGCTGTGGGTGTTGATCGTAACGCTGTTTGGCGCAATGGCCGCGTGGTTTGGGGGCAACCTGCCGCAACGCCTGAAAGCGCGGGTGCTTGCAGTGCAAAGCTCGATCGCGGTGGCGTTTCTGGGCTTCGTTTTGTTCACCTCGAACCCTTTTGTCCGGATCGCTCAGCCGCCCTTTGACGGGCGCGATCTGAATCCGCTTTTGCAAGACCCTGGCTTGGCCTTCCACCCGCCCTTCCTGTATCTCGGCTATGTCGGCCTTTCGATGGCATTTTCTTTCGCCGTCGCCGCTTTGATCGAGGGTCGAATTGATGCCGCGTGGGGCCGCTGGGTGCGCCCATGGACGCTTGCCGCCTGGATTTTCCTGACCATTGGAATCGGCCTTGGTAGCTGGTGGGCGTATTATGAACTTGGTTGGGGTGGGTTCTGGTTCTGGGACCCGGTTGAGAACGCATCATTCATGCCGTGGCTTTTCGCCGCCGCACTGTTGCATTCCGCCATTGTGGTTGAGAAACGCGAAAGCCTGAAAAGCTGGACCATTCTGCTGGCGATCCTTGCCTTCGGGTTTTCACTGATCGGCACGTTTATTGTGCGGTCAGGCGTCATCACGTCGGTGCACGCTTTTGCGTCTGACCCTGAACGCGGCGTCTTCATCCTGATGATTTTGGCGTTTTTCACCGGCGGCGCTTTGACGTTGTTTGCCGCGCGCGCGGGCACGATGGAGGCACGGGGTGTCTTCGGTTTCGTAAGCCGAGAAAGCGCGCTGGTGTTGAATAACATCCTGCTGGCTGTCTCGTCCCTTGTTGTATTCGTGGGCACAATCTGGCCGCTGATCGGCGAGATATTTGGCCGCAAAATTTCAGTCGGCGCACCGTTTTTTGAGGCTGCCTTCACACCTTTCATGGTGGTGCTGGCCTTGGTGCTTCCCGTCGGGGCCATGTTACCTTGGAAGCGCGCCAAGCTGGGCCGCGTGATCAAGCCGCTCGCGCCTGCCTTTGGCCTTGCCGTGGCCGTTGGTGCGCTGGTCTGGGCAATGCAGACCGGTAAAACGGCGCTGGGCCCGATTGGCATGTTTCTTGGCACATGGCTGGTTGCTGGTGCTTTGGTCGACTTGGCTGGCCGAACCGGGCGGGGGACTGTTTCAAACCGTCTTTCCCGACTGACACGTTTGCCTCGATCAGATTGGGGCAAGCTTGCAGCGCATTCCGGGTTTGGGATCACCGTCATGGGCATCTCGGGCCTGATGGCGTGGAGTGTCGAAGACATCCGCGTGGCAGAGATTGGTAAAAGCTTCACCGTCTCAAATTATGAAATCACGTTGATGAATGTCGGACGCGAGCAAGGGCCAAACTATGTGACAACAAAGGCTGAAATGCTCGTCTCACAAAACGGGCAACCGGTGACGACGCTTTATCCCGAAAAACGCGTTTATCCGGTGCAGTCGATGCCGACCACGGAGGCCGCCATCGCAAATGGATTTTGGCGCGATATCTACTTGGTTATTGGTGACCCGCAGGATGGTGGCGGTTGGGCGGTGCGAACCTTCATCAAGCCGTTCGCCAACTGGATCTGGGCTGGGTCGATCATCATGGCCTTGGGCGGTCTGATGAGCCTGACGGACCGTCGGTTCCGGGTGGCGGCGGGGGCGGGAAAGTCACGCATGCAGGGGGTGCCCGCTGAATGA
- a CDS encoding holin family protein, whose product MGLIGNIFNVLFGPGGNVVRQTAEVFRENTEAASARDSEVQMTALAAYRAEFAAAHTGRFNRFMDGLNRLPRPALALSTLGLFAAAMISPDWFAARMHSVALVPEPLWWLMGVVVSFYFGARHQIKGQEFQRAIAVTLSRENELRRAQSDRPKSPSVFRPAVSADTSPVRPHRVRAGVDVSDNAALADWQEARRGH is encoded by the coding sequence ATGGGGCTGATTGGTAACATTTTCAATGTGTTGTTTGGCCCGGGCGGCAATGTCGTTCGCCAGACCGCAGAAGTATTTCGTGAGAACACCGAGGCCGCATCAGCCCGCGACAGCGAAGTGCAGATGACAGCACTTGCCGCCTATCGCGCCGAGTTCGCGGCAGCACATACCGGGCGATTCAACCGATTTATGGATGGGCTAAACAGGCTTCCCCGCCCAGCCCTTGCGCTGTCGACGCTGGGCTTGTTCGCTGCGGCGATGATCAGCCCTGACTGGTTTGCGGCACGCATGCATAGTGTCGCCTTGGTGCCTGAACCGCTGTGGTGGCTTATGGGCGTGGTCGTGAGCTTCTATTTCGGTGCCCGGCATCAGATCAAAGGGCAGGAGTTTCAGCGCGCGATTGCCGTGACCTTGTCGCGTGAAAACGAGTTGAGACGGGCGCAGTCTGATCGCCCGAAATCGCCATCCGTTTTCCGGCCCGCTGTTTCTGCGGACACTTCGCCCGTCAGACCGCATCGGGTGCGGGCAGGGGTCGATGTCTCGGACAACGCCGCACTGGCCGATTGGCAGGAGGCGCGGCGTGGCCACTGA
- a CDS encoding holin-associated N-acetylmuramidase, with product MKSVEEIATEIVAREGGFVNDPDDPGGATKYGVTIHTMRRLGLDLDRDGQVTSSDVNALTRDQARDIFLKHYFQKPRLAELPHPLQASVFDMYVNAGSNAVRVLQQLFAKMGYELAIDGKLGPQTLGVARAAMKAAPEHLVDAYGIERRNYYYRLADRRPKSRKYAKRRDGGKGGWIARAEAFLSAKYHFSDQDHHERTAAWG from the coding sequence ATGAAAAGCGTTGAAGAAATAGCGACCGAGATTGTCGCCCGCGAGGGCGGCTTTGTGAACGACCCGGACGATCCGGGCGGGGCGACGAAATACGGCGTAACCATCCACACGATGCGCCGCCTTGGGCTGGATCTGGATCGTGACGGGCAAGTGACGTCATCGGACGTCAATGCGCTGACCCGCGATCAGGCCCGTGACATCTTCCTGAAGCACTATTTTCAAAAGCCTCGGCTGGCTGAACTGCCGCATCCCTTGCAGGCTTCCGTCTTCGATATGTATGTCAATGCCGGCAGCAATGCGGTGCGCGTGTTGCAGCAACTGTTCGCCAAGATGGGCTATGAACTGGCCATTGATGGCAAGCTGGGGCCGCAAACGCTTGGTGTCGCGCGCGCTGCGATGAAGGCAGCGCCGGAGCATCTGGTTGATGCCTACGGGATCGAGCGGCGCAACTATTATTACCGACTGGCTGATCGCCGTCCGAAATCACGCAAATATGCCAAACGCCGTGACGGCGGGAAGGGCGGGTGGATTGCACGCGCCGAAGCCTTCTTGTCCGCAAAATACCATTTCTCTGATCAAGATCATCACGAAAGGACCGCAGCATGGGGCTGA
- the ccmE gene encoding cytochrome c maturation protein CcmE produces MKSLKKTRRIQIIILAFVALAISTGLIGYALKDGINYYRSPTEVLAEPPRSDEVFRMGGLVSDGTLVRGQSETVTFSVTDGAAVVPVSYTGVLPDLFAENQGMIGTGTYVDGTFQATEILAKHDEDYMPKEVIDSLKETGVYVEPTS; encoded by the coding sequence TTGAAAAGTCTGAAGAAAACGCGGCGCATCCAGATCATCATTCTGGCATTTGTCGCGCTTGCGATCTCGACCGGGTTGATCGGATATGCGCTGAAGGACGGGATCAACTATTACCGGTCCCCGACCGAGGTGCTGGCTGAACCGCCCCGTTCGGACGAGGTGTTCCGAATGGGTGGACTGGTGTCAGATGGCACGTTGGTGCGTGGTCAAAGCGAGACGGTGACCTTTTCCGTCACTGACGGGGCAGCAGTCGTGCCGGTCAGCTATACCGGCGTGTTGCCTGATCTTTTTGCTGAAAACCAAGGCATGATTGGCACCGGAACCTACGTAGATGGCACATTCCAAGCCACGGAAATCCTTGCCAAACACGACGAGGATTATATGCCGAAAGAAGTAATCGACAGCCTCAAGGAAACTGGCGTCTACGTCGAGCCGACCTCCTGA
- the argC gene encoding N-acetyl-gamma-glutamyl-phosphate reductase, whose protein sequence is MTHKIAILGASGYTGAELVRLIATHPTMEIVALSADRKAGMQMADVYPQLRHLDLPKLVTVDEIDFAQVDLAFAALPHGLSQALVRDLPETVKVVDLGADFRLRDPAAYEKWYGAPHVATELQKEAVYGLTEFYRDDIRNARLVAGTGCNAATVQFALRPLISAGLIDLDRIICDLKNGISGAGRSLKENMLFAERSTDVQGYAQGGKHRHLGEFDQEFSKLAGRDVRIMFTPHLVPVNRGILADCYVDGDADKIHAALVEQYQDEPFVTVLPKGQLPGMGHVMGSNLCHLGVVGDRVPGRALVVSALDNLCKGSSGQAMQNANLMLGEDETAGLMMPPVFP, encoded by the coding sequence ATGACCCACAAAATAGCCATCCTTGGTGCATCCGGTTATACCGGCGCCGAACTTGTCCGGTTGATCGCCACCCATCCGACGATGGAAATTGTCGCTCTGTCCGCTGACCGTAAGGCCGGGATGCAAATGGCAGATGTCTATCCGCAACTGCGTCATCTTGATCTGCCAAAGCTGGTCACAGTGGACGAGATTGATTTCGCACAGGTCGATCTGGCCTTTGCAGCCTTGCCACATGGGTTGAGCCAGGCTTTGGTCCGCGATTTGCCTGAGACGGTAAAAGTTGTCGATCTGGGTGCGGACTTCCGGCTGCGCGATCCGGCGGCGTATGAGAAATGGTATGGCGCGCCGCATGTCGCGACCGAATTGCAGAAAGAAGCGGTGTATGGCCTGACCGAGTTCTATCGCGATGACATTCGGAATGCGCGGTTGGTAGCGGGCACCGGTTGCAATGCCGCGACCGTGCAATTTGCACTGCGCCCGTTGATTTCTGCAGGGTTGATCGATCTTGATCGGATCATCTGTGACCTGAAGAACGGTATTTCAGGGGCCGGCCGGTCGCTGAAGGAAAACATGTTGTTCGCCGAGCGTTCAACCGACGTGCAAGGCTACGCCCAAGGCGGCAAGCACCGCCATCTGGGCGAGTTTGATCAGGAGTTTTCGAAACTCGCGGGTCGCGATGTCAGGATCATGTTCACGCCGCACCTTGTGCCGGTGAACCGCGGCATTCTGGCGGATTGCTATGTTGACGGGGATGCGGACAAGATTCACGCAGCCTTGGTTGAGCAATATCAAGACGAACCATTCGTGACTGTGCTACCCAAAGGCCAACTGCCCGGTATGGGGCATGTCATGGGGTCGAACCTATGCCACTTGGGTGTCGTGGGCGACCGTGTGCCGGGGCGTGCATTGGTGGTATCGGCACTGGATAACCTGTGTAAAGGGTCGTCCGGTCAGGCGATGCAGAACGCGAACCTCATGCTGGGTGAGGATGAGACGGCGGGGCTGATGATGCCCCCGGTCTTTCCATAA
- the murI gene encoding glutamate racemase has protein sequence MAVGIFDSGLGGLTVLDAVAKRLPDVDFIYYADSAHAPYGVRDADDIYNLTTQAVQALWDQGCDLVILACNTASAAALRRMQESWIPGDKRVLGVFVPLIEAMTERDWGDNSPPREVAVKHVALFATPATVSSRAFQRELAFRAIGVDVEAQACGGVVDAIEEGDMILAEALVRSHVDALKRKMPKPEAAILGCTHYPLMEEIFQSALGDGVQVYSQANLVAESLADYLSRHPDMRGSASGSKFLTTGDPARVSNRATQFLRRKITFEAA, from the coding sequence ATGGCAGTGGGCATTTTCGATTCAGGACTAGGTGGTTTGACGGTGCTTGATGCCGTAGCGAAACGCCTGCCGGATGTGGATTTCATCTACTATGCCGACAGCGCGCACGCGCCATATGGCGTGCGGGATGCAGATGACATCTACAACCTGACCACACAGGCGGTGCAAGCGCTTTGGGATCAGGGTTGCGATCTGGTCATTCTTGCTTGCAACACCGCATCTGCCGCCGCGCTGCGCCGGATGCAGGAAAGCTGGATCCCTGGCGACAAGCGTGTGTTGGGCGTCTTTGTCCCCCTTATCGAAGCGATGACCGAGCGGGACTGGGGCGACAACTCGCCGCCACGCGAGGTGGCTGTGAAACATGTGGCGCTGTTTGCAACGCCAGCCACGGTGTCCAGCCGCGCGTTTCAGCGCGAACTGGCGTTCCGGGCCATTGGTGTCGACGTCGAGGCGCAGGCCTGTGGTGGTGTCGTTGACGCCATCGAAGAGGGCGACATGATCCTGGCCGAAGCATTGGTGCGCAGCCATGTGGATGCTCTGAAACGAAAAATGCCGAAGCCTGAAGCCGCCATTTTGGGCTGCACGCATTACCCGCTGATGGAAGAAATCTTCCAGAGCGCCTTGGGCGATGGTGTGCAGGTGTACAGCCAAGCCAATCTGGTGGCCGAAAGTCTTGCGGATTACCTGAGCCGGCACCCCGACATGCGTGGAAGTGCTTCAGGATCGAAATTCCTGACCACCGGTGATCCGGCTCGGGTTTCAAACCGCGCGACGCAGTTTCTGCGACGAAAGATCACGTTCGAAGCGGCCTGA